One window from the genome of Pyxicephalus adspersus chromosome 6, UCB_Pads_2.0, whole genome shotgun sequence encodes:
- the LOC140333427 gene encoding dehydrogenase/reductase SDR family member 4-like, translating to MLRLSIHRLLSVSSLARRSCIMQSVRGVQTPPKLQGKVALVTASTDGIGLAIARKLAQDGARVLISSRKQQNVDKAVKELKQEGLDVEGTVCHVGRSEDREKLVTTAVQKFGGIDILVSNAAVNPFFGNILDSTDEVWDKILDINVKAAFLLVKLVVPKMQERGGGSIVIVSSIAGFRPFPLLGPYSVSKTALLGLTKALAPELLPLNIRVNCLAPGLIRTKFSSALWENEAGLEQLTSALGINRIGEPEECAGVVSLLCSSEASYITGETIVVAGGGHSHL from the exons ATGCTTCGCCTGTCCATACACCGTTTGCTGTCTGTATCATCTTTAGCTCGAAGATCCTGCATAATGCAAAGTGTAAGGGGGGTGCAAACCCCTCCAAAGCTACAAGGCAAAGTGGCTCTAGTAACAGCATCAACAGATGG GATCGGTTTGGCTATTGCTCGGAAGCTTGCACAGGATGGAGCTCGAGTTTTAATTAGCAGTCGAAAGCAACAAAACGTGGATAAAGCTGTTAAAGAACTAAAGCAAGAAGGGCTGGATGTTGAAGGAACTGTCTGTCATGTGGGCCGAAGTGAGGATCGCGAAAAGCTAGTGACTACA gctgtCCAGAAGTTTGGAGGGATTGATATTCTTGTTTCTAATGCTGCAGTTAatcctttttttggaaatatcCTGGACTCTACTGATGAAGTTTGGGATAAG ATTCTGGATATAAATGTTAAAGCTGCATTCCTTCTGGTGAAACTTGTGGTGCCCAAAATGCAGGAGAGAGG TGGTGGTAGTATTGTGATTGTCTCATCTATAGCTGGATTTAGACCATTTCCT CTTCTTGGCCCATATAGTGTCAGCAAGACTGCACTGCTTGGCCTTACAAAAGCTCTTGCACCAGAGTTGTTGCCTCTAAACATCCGAGTGAATTGCCTGGCACCTGGACTTATTCGCACCAAGTTCAGTTCAGCT CTATGGGAGAACGAGGCTGGCTTGGAGCAACTAACAAGTGCTTTAGGTATTAACAG AATCGGGGAACCAGAAGAGTGTGCCGGAGTAGTGTCTCTTCTCTGTTCTTCTGAAGCCTCATATATTACAGGGGAGACTATAGTGGTAGCAGGAGGGGGGCACTCTCATCtctaa